The following proteins are co-located in the Mesorhizobium sp. M1E.F.Ca.ET.045.02.1.1 genome:
- a CDS encoding diguanylate cyclase gives MPISIVLSGLILTVQALLAGISAGAVTYGSSYAAAAIYFITPPLLIAAACLLTKGTLENYILAFAVLLFEGGLARASFVGQARFRDASRLRHQAERLAAEMERNSREDHLTALLNRRGLEHAIDQFENTDGPFVAMLIDLDGFKSVNDTYGHVRVTSCLPGSPAE, from the coding sequence ATGCCGATAAGCATTGTGCTGTCCGGGCTGATTTTGACCGTGCAGGCCCTTCTGGCGGGCATTTCAGCTGGCGCGGTCACGTACGGCAGCTCATATGCTGCGGCAGCGATATACTTCATCACACCGCCACTCCTCATTGCCGCCGCATGCTTGCTGACGAAGGGAACCCTGGAAAACTACATTCTGGCTTTTGCCGTCCTGCTTTTCGAGGGCGGCCTGGCTCGAGCCTCGTTCGTTGGACAAGCGCGCTTCCGTGACGCGAGCCGCCTGAGACATCAAGCCGAGCGGCTTGCCGCGGAAATGGAGCGCAATTCCAGGGAGGACCATCTTACCGCGCTCCTCAACAGGCGCGGCCTCGAACATGCAATCGATCAGTTTGAGAACACTGATGGGCCCTTTGTGGCCATGCTGATTGATCTGGATGGGTTCAAATCTGTCAACGATACCTACGGTCACGTACGGGTGACGAGCTGCTTGCCAGGATCGCCCGCCGAATAG